Proteins encoded in a region of the Coprobacter tertius genome:
- a CDS encoding NAD(+) synthase codes for MNHGFIKVAAAIPEVQVADCTFNVKKIHHIIEKANNMGIQILAFPELSVTGYTCGDLFGQSFLLKEAENALKELIESQKDNKMLCIIGIPVAHEDKIFNTAVAFQSGKILGLIPKTYLPNYKEFYEKRWFSSSLASKSTTIFFCGQEVPFGKDLLFTYKELNIGIEICEDLWMPVPPSSQLCMQGANLIINLSASNELIGKHDYLISLIKQQSARCITSYLYASAGFGESSTDIVFSGNGIIAENGNILAQSERFSLKEQIIYTEIDIDKLLHDRKLNGDFTLGTGDNNFCKKIPFELKTVELTPLNRKFSRQPFVPENDKCLYERCEEILNMQSFALAKRIQHTHADTVVVGISGGLDSTLALLVCIKTFDMLSIPHKRIVAVTMPGFGTTNRTYRNALNLMQQLGVTIREINIQKACIQHFKDIGHNVDIHDITYENSQARERTQILMDIANQTNGLVIGTGDLSELALGWATYNGDHMSMYGVNSSIPKTLVKYLVKWVALQEKDTKIKETLLDITETPISPELLPADKEDNIIQKTEDLVGPYELHDFFLYHFLRNGFTPSKIFFLAQEVFSKEFSDDTILKWMKTFFRRFFNQQFKRSCLTDGPKVGSVSLSPRGDWRMPSDASCTLWLKACERL; via the coding sequence ATGAATCACGGATTTATTAAAGTTGCCGCAGCCATACCCGAAGTACAAGTTGCCGATTGTACTTTCAATGTTAAAAAGATACACCATATAATTGAAAAAGCGAACAATATGGGTATACAAATATTGGCTTTCCCAGAACTGTCGGTAACCGGATATACTTGCGGCGATCTTTTCGGACAATCTTTTCTTCTCAAAGAAGCAGAAAATGCTTTAAAAGAATTGATCGAGTCACAGAAAGACAATAAAATGCTATGCATCATAGGCATACCCGTCGCTCATGAAGACAAAATTTTTAATACTGCCGTTGCGTTTCAAAGCGGGAAAATATTAGGTTTAATCCCCAAAACTTACCTCCCCAATTACAAAGAATTTTACGAAAAACGGTGGTTTTCTTCTTCATTAGCTTCAAAATCAACTACAATATTTTTTTGTGGTCAGGAAGTCCCTTTCGGGAAAGATTTGCTATTTACATATAAAGAATTAAATATAGGCATTGAAATATGCGAAGATTTGTGGATGCCTGTTCCTCCGAGTTCACAACTCTGTATGCAAGGAGCAAATCTTATCATTAACCTTTCTGCTAGTAACGAACTTATCGGGAAACATGATTACCTCATATCTCTCATCAAACAACAATCTGCCCGGTGTATAACCAGCTATCTTTATGCTTCGGCAGGCTTCGGAGAATCTTCTACCGATATTGTTTTTTCAGGAAATGGAATTATCGCCGAAAATGGAAACATTTTGGCTCAAAGCGAACGCTTTTCATTAAAAGAACAGATTATTTACACTGAAATAGATATTGATAAATTATTACACGACAGAAAATTAAATGGAGACTTTACCCTTGGTACAGGAGATAATAATTTCTGTAAAAAAATACCATTCGAATTAAAAACAGTAGAATTAACACCCCTGAATCGAAAATTCTCTCGACAACCTTTTGTTCCTGAAAATGACAAATGCTTATACGAAAGATGTGAAGAAATACTGAACATGCAATCTTTCGCATTGGCAAAACGAATACAGCATACACACGCCGATACTGTCGTCGTGGGAATTTCAGGAGGGCTCGACTCGACTCTTGCCTTATTAGTATGCATTAAAACATTCGATATGCTATCAATCCCTCACAAACGTATCGTCGCTGTAACAATGCCGGGATTCGGTACTACAAACCGTACTTACCGTAACGCATTAAATCTCATGCAACAATTAGGGGTAACAATACGTGAGATTAATATCCAAAAAGCTTGTATACAACATTTTAAAGATATAGGCCATAATGTCGATATTCATGATATTACCTATGAAAATTCTCAAGCCCGGGAACGTACGCAAATACTTATGGATATCGCTAACCAAACAAACGGATTAGTTATAGGTACCGGTGATCTCTCGGAGTTGGCTCTCGGATGGGCGACTTATAATGGAGATCACATGTCGATGTACGGTGTTAACAGCAGCATTCCCAAAACGCTGGTTAAATATCTTGTAAAATGGGTAGCATTACAAGAGAAAGATACGAAAATAAAAGAGACATTACTGGATATTACAGAAACTCCTATAAGTCCCGAACTCTTACCAGCTGATAAGGAAGATAATATCATACAAAAAACAGAAGATCTTGTAGGACCGTACGAATTACATGATTTCTTTCTATATCATTTTTTACGTAATGGTTTCACTCCTTCCAAAATATTCTTTCTGGCACAAGAAGTTTTTTCCAAGGAATTTTCCGATGACACTATTCTTAAATGGATGAAAACTTTTTTCAGAAGATTTTTTAACCAACAATTCAAAAGATCTTGTTTAACAGACGGTCCTAAAGTAGGTTCGGTCAGCCTCTCCCCCAGAGGGGACTGGCGTATGCCCAGTGATGCCAGTTGTACACTTTGGTTAAAGGCCTGTGAAAGATTATAA
- a CDS encoding efflux RND transporter permease subunit: protein MKYPFKISSFSVILAFVCLTLVGVAFIPKLAIKLSPSQSYPQLSIGFSMYGSSSRIVEKEATSKLEAMMARMRGIQGISSVSGNGWGNITIRFDEHTDMDVARFEASTIIRQSWGQLPANVSYPQISLSRSDENANLPFISYTINAPVNSFLIQQYTEKNIKTKLAQLEGVYRVDVSGATPMEWRLEYDYKQLETLGLTVSDIQTAVSNYMKKEFLGTVSFSDVGSKDHWIRLALAADNDEMKIEDVQNILIANRAGKLIKLGELVEVNHVEVQPHSYYRINGLNSIYLSVVADENANQLELGKKVKELIVSIQSELPSGYEIHLSYDATDYLKDELNKIYFRTGLTLLILLIFTLLAYRNLKYTLLISVSLFINLSIAFIFYYLLGFEIQLYSLAGITISLTLMIDNTIVMSDQIIRRGNMKAFVAIFTATLTTIASLSIIFFLDEKLKLNLIDFAGVIIVNLIISILIALFLVPAILDKLPIGVTSKNRCKYRRFGTFLLKYRLAFNRFYELFCCFIWKWRGIVVVLIILAFGLPVFLLPDRIYTEKEKNHWVEFYNITLGNQKYIEKIKPVVDKVLGGTLRLFMQNVYNGSYFSDRKETSLYITATLPNGATIDQMNTIIRRMENYISQYPEIKQFQTSIDGARRANINVLFKKEYQNTGFPYRLKNEIISKSIKIGGGSWGVYGVGDGFSNDVRETSGQYGVNFYGYNYDELYLWAERFKRKLLDYRRIKDVTIDTERSYYKDDYEEYLFNLDKSRMAEEGIEPYELFNALNTAFARGTDIGHLYLESGIENIVLYPRQSYEYNIWDLYHIPLRIKDKEYKLSELATVIKEKSPQNVSKVDQQYYLYLSFDYIGSYDQANRMLEENIKEFRKQLPMGYTVSERNWSLWGEKGMGQYWLLFIIFVIIYFGTSILFNSLKQPFYILFVIPIAYIGVFLTFYLFQLNFDQGGFASFVLLSGITINANIYILDEYNNIRARYPGIIPLKAYIKAFNHKIRPICLTVISTVLGFIPFLIGTSKEAFWFPLAAGTIGGLMMGFIATVLFLPLFMGVARKNTKGKS from the coding sequence ATGAAATATCCATTTAAAATATCGTCTTTTTCTGTTATACTGGCTTTTGTGTGTCTTACATTGGTTGGGGTGGCTTTTATACCAAAATTGGCTATAAAATTATCTCCTTCACAATCTTATCCTCAGCTAAGCATCGGATTTAGTATGTATGGATCATCTTCTCGTATCGTAGAAAAGGAGGCGACTTCGAAATTAGAGGCTATGATGGCCCGAATGAGAGGAATTCAGGGTATTTCATCTGTCTCCGGCAATGGTTGGGGCAATATTACGATACGTTTCGACGAACATACTGACATGGATGTGGCGAGATTCGAAGCCTCGACAATTATTCGGCAGAGTTGGGGGCAATTACCTGCAAATGTTTCATATCCGCAAATATCTTTAAGTCGTTCGGATGAAAATGCAAATCTTCCGTTTATAAGCTATACGATTAATGCTCCGGTAAATTCTTTTCTGATACAACAATATACCGAAAAAAATATAAAAACGAAACTGGCGCAATTAGAAGGGGTTTATCGTGTTGATGTGAGTGGTGCTACGCCTATGGAATGGCGCTTAGAATATGATTATAAACAGTTAGAGACTTTAGGCCTTACTGTATCGGATATACAGACTGCAGTTTCTAATTATATGAAAAAAGAATTTTTAGGAACTGTCTCTTTTTCAGATGTAGGTAGCAAGGATCATTGGATAAGGCTGGCTCTTGCGGCTGATAATGATGAAATGAAAATTGAGGATGTTCAAAATATATTAATAGCTAACAGAGCGGGTAAACTTATTAAGTTGGGGGAATTGGTAGAAGTAAATCATGTAGAAGTACAGCCCCATAGTTATTATCGTATCAATGGATTGAATTCAATATATTTATCTGTTGTAGCTGATGAAAATGCAAATCAGCTCGAATTGGGTAAAAAAGTAAAAGAGCTGATCGTAAGCATTCAATCGGAATTACCTTCCGGTTATGAAATACATTTGAGTTATGATGCAACCGATTATTTAAAAGATGAATTAAATAAAATTTATTTCCGTACGGGATTAACATTGCTAATCTTATTAATTTTTACTTTATTAGCTTATCGCAATTTAAAATATACATTATTAATTTCGGTTTCGTTGTTTATAAATTTATCGATTGCTTTTATATTTTATTATCTTTTAGGTTTCGAAATACAACTTTATTCATTGGCCGGTATTACGATTTCCCTTACTCTTATGATCGATAATACGATCGTTATGTCCGATCAAATTATCAGGCGTGGGAATATGAAAGCTTTCGTGGCGATTTTTACTGCTACTTTGACTACAATCGCTTCATTATCTATAATTTTCTTTTTAGATGAAAAATTAAAATTAAATCTTATTGATTTTGCAGGAGTCATCATTGTTAATCTGATTATTTCGATTTTAATCGCTTTATTTCTTGTCCCGGCAATTCTTGATAAATTACCTATTGGCGTTACTTCAAAAAATAGATGTAAATATCGTCGTTTTGGAACATTTTTATTAAAGTATAGGCTTGCTTTTAATCGTTTCTATGAGTTGTTCTGCTGTTTTATATGGAAATGGAGGGGGATTGTTGTTGTATTAATTATTTTGGCATTTGGTCTTCCTGTTTTTTTATTGCCTGATAGGATATATACCGAGAAAGAAAAAAATCATTGGGTAGAATTTTATAATATAACGTTAGGTAATCAAAAGTATATCGAAAAGATTAAGCCTGTTGTCGATAAAGTTTTGGGAGGTACTTTGCGTCTTTTCATGCAAAATGTATATAACGGGTCGTATTTTTCCGATCGAAAAGAAACGTCTCTCTATATAACAGCGACTCTACCGAATGGCGCAACAATTGATCAGATGAATACGATTATCAGAAGAATGGAAAATTACATTAGCCAGTATCCTGAAATAAAACAATTTCAAACATCGATCGATGGTGCAAGAAGAGCGAATATTAATGTTTTGTTTAAAAAAGAATATCAGAATACAGGGTTTCCTTATCGTTTAAAGAATGAGATAATTAGCAAATCCATTAAAATAGGAGGAGGAAGTTGGGGAGTATATGGTGTGGGAGACGGCTTTAGTAATGATGTTCGTGAAACTTCTGGCCAATATGGAGTGAATTTTTATGGTTATAATTATGATGAACTATATTTATGGGCTGAGCGATTTAAAAGAAAACTTCTTGATTATCGAAGGATAAAAGACGTCACTATAGATACAGAAAGAAGTTATTATAAAGATGATTATGAGGAATATTTATTTAATCTTGATAAATCCCGAATGGCAGAAGAGGGCATAGAACCTTATGAATTGTTTAATGCACTGAACACGGCGTTTGCCAGAGGTACAGATATCGGGCATTTATATCTCGAATCTGGTATAGAAAATATAGTTTTATACCCTCGTCAGTCGTATGAATATAATATTTGGGATTTGTACCATATTCCCTTGCGTATAAAAGATAAAGAATATAAATTATCGGAATTGGCAACTGTCATCAAAGAAAAATCTCCACAGAATGTATCGAAAGTAGACCAACAGTATTATTTGTACCTTTCTTTTGATTATATCGGATCATATGATCAGGCAAATAGGATGTTAGAAGAAAATATAAAAGAATTTAGGAAGCAGTTACCGATGGGCTATACGGTTTCAGAAAGAAATTGGAGTCTCTGGGGTGAAAAAGGAATGGGACAATACTGGTTATTATTTATTATATTCGTAATAATATACTTTGGTACTAGTATTTTATTTAATTCTTTAAAACAGCCCTTTTATATTCTTTTTGTAATCCCGATTGCCTATATCGGAGTATTTCTAACTTTTTATCTATTTCAGCTTAATTTCGATCAGGGTGGTTTCGCTTCATTCGTTCTTTTATCGGGTATTACGATAAATGCCAATATTTATATATTAGATGAGTATAACAATATACGAGCGAGGTATCCGGGAATTATTCCGTTAAAGGCATATATTAAGGCTTTTAATCATAAAATAAGGCCAATATGTCTTACTGTAATATCTACCGTATTGGGATTTATCCCATTTTTGATAGGGACATCGAAAGAGGCATTTTGGTTTCCTTTGGCGGCAGGAACTATTGGGGGGCTTATGATGGGATTCATAGCGACAGTTTTGTTTCTGCCGTTATTTATGGGTGTGGCACGGAAAAATACAAAGGGAAAAAGCTAA